In Trichoderma asperellum chromosome 1, complete sequence, a single window of DNA contains:
- a CDS encoding uncharacterized protein (EggNog:ENOG41~MEROPS:MER0005900), with product MRIPIQRLPPSHIASEPPVGDGETITLIHATLLIPGRGEPIHNGLLAIKGSKIDWVGTYLDLPAKYKGITPKHVPVLMPGLWDCHVHFMGLELTGAALEGGGNAYLPGFNALAGAISVEDLKMTLMAGYTSVRELGGYGCDLWPGVQNGPLVGPNIYSAVAPLSITGGHGDDHSSPIQTVLDAMNCGGSPIGVCDGVDDCVKTVRKMIRRGARCIKVCSSGGVLSLNDNPEDRQFSDEELKAIVDEAARSRRAVAAHAIGKAGILAALRAGVKSIEHGMYMDEEVADLILEKDAIFVATHHIVRTLARDYVDELPLPVKRKLLTVNEKARDSYKLAIKKGVKIALGTDMLNSARTSALSHGNNAKELTYAVELGMSPLQAIECATANGPETLGGMAPLSGQLKIGYDADVIAVALNPLDDIRVLTDPGNVTHVWKGGKLYKSQPRIPTQAAVSY from the coding sequence ATGCGTATTCCTATCCAGCGCCTACCCCCGTCGCATATTGCCTCGGAGCCTCCAGTTGGAGATGGCGAGACCATAACTCTCATCCACGCGACGCTGCTGATCCCAGGCCGCGGAGAGCCTATTCACAATGGACTGCTGGCTATCAAGGGCAGTAAAATCGACTGGGTTGGCACATATCTCGACCTTCCAGCCAAGTATAAAGGCATCACGCCAAAGCATGTTCCAGTCCTGATGCCAGGCCTGTGGGACTGCCACGTTCACTTCATGGGACTGGAACTTACCGGCGCAGCTTTAGAAGGCGGAGGCAATGCCTATCTCCCTGGTTTCAATGCGCTAGCTGGCGCCATCTCGGTGGAAGACCTGAAGATGACGCTGATGGCGGGCTACACATCGGTGCGAGAGCTCGGCGGCTATGGATGCGATCTCTGGCCCGGCGTGCAGAACGGCCCCTTGGTCGGTCCCAATATTTACTCAGCAGTTGCTCCGCTATCCATCACCGGCGGCCATGGAGATGATCACTCCTCACCGATTCAGACCGTCCTGGATGCCATGAACTGCGGCGGCTCTCCCATTGGCGTATGTGACGGCGTCGACGACTGTGTCAAGACGGTTCGAAAAATGATAAGACGAGGAGCTCGCTGCATCAAAGTATGTTCCAGCGGAGGGGTCCTCAGCCTCAACGACAACCCGGAGGATCGCCAGTTCTCAGACgaagagctcaaggccaTAGTGGACGAGGCAGCGCGGAGCCGACGAGCCGTCGCAGCTCATGCTATAGGCAAGGCTGGCATCTTGGCCGCGCTCCGAGCCGGCGTCAAGTCGATCGAGCACGGCATGTACATGGACGAAGAGGTGGCCGACCTCATATTGGAAAAAGacgccatcttcgtcgctaCTCATCACATTGTTCGGACCCTGGCGCGAGATTACGTCGACGAACTACCGCTTCCGGTCAAGCGGAAGCTGCTTACCGTCAATGAGAAGGCCAGAGATTCGTACAAACTGGCCATCAAGAAAGGCGTCAAGATTGCTCTGGGAACCGACATGCTCAACAGTGCCAGGACGTCTGCCCTCTCGCACGGCAATAATGCAAAAGAGCTCACGTATGCGGTAGAGCTGGGCATGTCGCCTCTCCAGGCCATCGAATGCGCAACGGCAAACGGCCCAGAGACGCTCGGAGGCATGGCGCCCCTGAGCGGCCAGCTCAAAATCGGGTACGACGCCGATGTGATTGCCGTTGCCTTGAATCCGCTAGACGACATCCGCGTCTTGACGGATCCCGGCAACGTCACGCATGTGTGGAAGGGTGGTAAGTTATACAAGAGCCAGCCGAGAATACCGACCCAAGCGGCCGTTTCTTATTAG